One window of Pyrus communis chromosome 12, drPyrComm1.1, whole genome shotgun sequence genomic DNA carries:
- the LOC137709722 gene encoding lysine-specific demethylase JMJ13-like, with amino-acid sequence MVEGRVCLSKEAKNGLEILKRRRLQRMRPETATEPVNHTNTMARSGGDALKPSVSFGVRLQGGADSVSLSGGAIHGKDVFSKRRVDKFETSDLEWIEKIPECPVYYPAMEEFEDPLVYLQKIAPEASKYGICKIVSPLSASTPAGVVLMREKAGFKFTTRVQPLRLAEWDNDDKVTFFMSGRNYTFRDFEKMANKVFARRYCSTGSLPASFLEKEFWQEISCGKTETVEYACDVEGSAFSSSHSDPLGNSKWNLKNLSRLPKSILRLLETAIPGVTDPMLYIGMLFSMFAWHVEDHYLYSINYHHCGASKTWYGIPGEAALQFEKVVKEHVYTHDIISTDGEDGAFDVLLGKTTLFPPNILLEHDVPVYKAVQKPGEFVITFPRAYHAGFSHGFNCGEAVNFAIGDWFPLGAIASRRYALLNRMPLLPHEELLCKEAMLLHTSLELEDSYYSSADLVSHDSIKMSFVRLMRFQHRARWSLMKSGACTSVLPNSYGTILCSLCKRDCYIAFINCNCYMHPVCLRHDVRSLDFSCGTNPTLFLREEITELEAAARKFEKDDGVLLAIEGLGDDLYSYPLNLSQSAEEKGYSRYCEIKFELDTELAGTTQYQSHEAETAQMGSHGQPMLRSDAKYSSPAVSDGSLSCAASTLCSLLEPHESSSAPNNVQENAKETLNSKRHSEELVRSVYDSSLSSPSYDECSSARPGNSNGSEVRRVVDQGSDDSDSEIFRVKRRSSLKVVDKTSVNDVSASNHSENKGFKRLKKMQPERRCGRSSAPLDYYSPGESNTKFVSTTNYRGFPDSAALEGRLSTGSSAPRGGNVPISIKFKKVATEDSARKQREHHRKDRYQDELGRSRRQPPPMEVGAKRIKVKGPSFLGSESTLGSANNRVGRPCREQQQQRHHRT; translated from the exons ATG GTGGAAGGAAGGGTTTGTTTGTCCAAAGAGGccaaaaatggattagaaattcTGAAGCGTAGAAGGCTTCAGCGAATGAGACCGGAAACTGCTACTGAGCCTGTAAATCATACTAATACAATGGCTCGAAGTGGAGGTGATGCTTTAAAACCTTCTGTATCGTTTGGTGTTAGATTACAGGGAGGTGCCGACTCAGTTTCTCTGTCCGGTGGTGCTATACATGGAAAAGACGTTTTTTCGAAGCGTAGGGTGGATAAGTTTGAAACAAGTGATCTAGAGTGGATTGAGAAAATTCCCGAGTGTCCTGTATACTATCCAGCAATGGAGGAGTTTGAGGATCCTTTGGTTTATTTACAGAAGATAGCTCCAGAAGCTTCAAAATATG GTATATGCAAGATTGTCTCTCCTTTGAGTGCTTCTACTCCAGCTGGGGTTGTATTGATGAGAGAGAAAGCAGGATTCAAGTTCACAACTAGAGTACAACCTCTACGTCTTGCAGAGTGGGACAATGATGACAAGGTCACCTTTTTCATGAGCGGAAG AAATTATACATTCCGTGATTTCGAGAAAATGGCGAACAAGGTTTTTGCTCGTAGATATTGTAGTACCGGTTCTCTTCCTGCCTCGTTCTTGGAAAAAGAATTTTGGCAAGAAATTTCTTGTGGAAAGACAGAAACTGTTGAGTATGCTTGTGATGTAGAGGGTAGTGCCTTTTCATCTTCTCACAGTGATCCTCTTGGAAATAGCAAATGGAATTTAAAG AATCTTTCAAGGTTGCCCAAGTCCATTTTGCGTCTTCTAGAAACTGCAATTCCG GGTGTAACGGATCCCATGCTATACATTGGAATGCTATTTAGTATGTTTGCTTGGCATGTGGAGGATCATTATTTGTACAG TATTAATTATCATCATTGTGGCGCATCCAAAACCTGGTATGGCATACCAGGTGAAGCTGCTCTGCAATTTGAAAAGGTTGTTAAGGAACATGTGTACACGCATGATATCATATCAACTGATGGAGAAGATGGGGCATTTGATGTCTTGTTGGGGAAAACAACATTGTTTCCTCCAAATATTTTGTTGGAACATGATGTCCCTGTATACAAGGCTGTGCAAAAGCCAGGAGAGTTTGTTATTACTTTCCCTAGAGCATACCATGCTGGATTCAGTCATG gTTTCAACTGTGGCGAGGCGGTCAACTTTGCAATTGGTGATTGGTTCCCTTTAGGTGCTATTGCTAGCCGGCGTTATGCACTGCTTAACAGGATGCCTCTGCTTCCTCATGAAGAACTTCTGTGTAAAGAAGCGATGCTTCTACACACTAGTTTAGAACTTGAAGATTCATATTATTCATCTGCTGATTTGGTGTCCCATGATAGCATTAAGATGTCTTTTGTGAGATTGATGCGCTTTCAGCATCGTGCTCGTTGGTCTTTAATGAAGTCAGGGGCATGCACCAGTGTTTTGCCAAACTCCTATGGAACCATTCTATGCAGCCTATGCAAGCGTGATTGCTACATAGCTTTCATTAATTGCAATTGTTACATGCATCCCGTCTGCCTTCGCCATG ATGTAAGGTCTCTTGACTTCTCATGTGGGACCAATCCTACTCTCTTTTTAAGGGAGGAAATAACAGAATTGGAAGCTGCAGccagaaaatttgaaaaggacGATGGTGTGTTGTTGGCGATAGAAGGGCTAGGCGATGACTTGTATTCATATCCATTAAATTTGTCTCAGAGCGCTGAAGAGAAAGGATACTCTCGTTATTGTGAGATAAAATTTGAGTTGGACACTGAACTCGCTGGCACAACTCAGTATCAGTCACATGAGGCAGAAACGGCCCAAATGGGTTCTCATGGCCAGCCCATGTTGAGATCTGATGCAAAATATTCAAGTCCTGCAGTGTCAGACGGTTCCCTTTCATGTGCTGCATCAACTCTTTGTTCTCTTCTAGAGCCTCATGAGAGCTCATCTGCACCCAATAAT GTACAGGAAAATGCTAAAGAAACTCTAAATTCTAAAAGGCATTCTGAAGAATTGGTTCGCAGTGTTTACGATTCTTCTCTGTCCTCTCCATCATATGATGAATGTTCTAGTGCACGCCCAGGGAATTCTAATGGATCGGAGGTTAGACGTGTTGTGGATCAAGGCAGTGATGATTCTGATTCAGAGATCTTTAGGGTTAAGCGTCGTTCATCATTGAAGGTGGTGGACAAAACGAGTGTAAATGATGTCTCGGCATCAAATCATTCTGAAAACAAG GGGTTTAAACGATTGAAGAAAATGCAACCTGAAAGAAGATGCGGGAGATCATCGGCGCCGTTAGATTATTACAGCCCTGGTGAATCAAATACTAAGTTTGTTTCAACTACTAATTACAGAGGATTTCCAGATAGTGCTGCTTTGGAGGGCAGGTTGTCCACAGGAAGTAGCGCTCCTAGAGGAGGTAATGTTCCCATCTCCATCAAGTTTAAGAAGGTGGCCACCGAAGATTCAGCTAGAAAACAGCGAGAACACCACAGAAAGGATAGATACCAGGATGAATTGGGAAGGAGCCGGAGGCAACCACCCCCAATGGAGGTTGGAGCAAAGCGTATTAAAGTCAAAGGCCCGTCGTTCCTAGGGTCGGAGAGCACACTAGGAAGTGCCAACAATCGGGTTGGCCGACCCTGTAgagagcagcagcagcagcggcATCATAGAACCTGA